From the genome of Kryptolebias marmoratus isolate JLee-2015 linkage group LG19, ASM164957v2, whole genome shotgun sequence, one region includes:
- the LOC108231785 gene encoding galectin-5-like — protein MAAGFSTAASMGPESRIRNGEACQPCWPGPQYQPLQPPPAPIQAQVPTPVPAVAPAASVHPSVPGWPAHPGWSYNPGQSGWPGQHPSITPTYWLPPTSGPLSVPYNLNLARGVYDKMMMTILGHVKPNAKMFTINFLRGNDIAFHINPRFSEGGKQVVVRNHKVGERWGPEERDLKGPFPFALGSPFEMKVLCTPEAFRVAVNNIPLFEFRHRIRELNQIDRINILNDVILTYINVETLP, from the exons ATGGCGGCGGGGTTCAGCACGGCCGCCTCCATGGGACCAGAATCTCGGATCAGAAACGGGGAGG CGTGCCAGCCGTGCTGGCCGGGCCCCCAGTACCAGCCTCTCCAGCCGCCCCCGGCTCCGATCCAAGCTCAGGTCCCGACTCCTGTCCCTGCCGTCGCGCCGGCTGCCAGCGTCCATCCATCTGTACCCGGCTGGCCCGCCCACCCCGGCTGGTCTTACAACCCGGGCCAGTCGGGGTGGCCTGGACAGCACCCGTCCATCACACCTACGTACTGGCTCCCACCCACATCCGGACCTCTC AGCGTGCCGTACAACCTGAACCTGGCCCGGGGCGTGTACGACAAGATGATGATGACCATCCTGGGCCACGTGAAACCCAACGCAAAGAT GTTCACGATAAACTTCCTGAGAGGCAACGACATCGCCTTCCACATCAACCCCCGCTTCAGCGAAGGCGGGAAGCAGGTGGTGGTCCGCAACCACAAGGTGGGCGAGCGCTGGGGCCCCGAGGAGAGGGACCTGAAGGGACCCTTCCCCTTCGCCCTCGGGAGCCCCTTTGAG ATGAAGGTCCTCTGCACCCCTGAGGCCTTCCGGGTGGCGGTCAACAACATCCCGCTGTTCGAGTTCCGGCACCGGATCCGAGAGCTCAACCAGATCGACCGGATCAACATCCTCAACGACGTCATCCTCACCTACATCAACGTGGAGACGCTTCCTTAA